A part of Perca fluviatilis chromosome 15, GENO_Pfluv_1.0, whole genome shotgun sequence genomic DNA contains:
- the noxo1a gene encoding NADPH oxidase organizer 1a, with translation MEAQRYPISVRVTGAMHKEKSKTYVTSVLWSDQNDIVVYRTFQDFKKFHKQMKKLFPPASKRRKSDRTIPSFRDKKVIRGGQRNGPTKSLERIKLLQKYCDELLSCDPRVSQSAEFIQFFQPKDQDLQPEFAKNSIMIMPSDEVGANAGQNSGGNVTQPFITETYRCVATYETKDTKNKPFKVAMDEKVDVLIKDKAGWWLVENEDKRMAWFPAPYLEKLDDDDDWDEDAIDGTSESGMLYTAVKGYKATKDDEITVAIGTVVEVLQKSDNGWWLIRYNGKEGYIPTMYLQPYVHPHVRMTAHHQDRCSSPQFLSSSLEQQSNRLSHSQGNLLQIPTAKSPSPRLAKPYSQQRSRSLEIEGEQPPAQPAGKNAAPATNVATSPTTAKCTAPPTIMVEMDGEEEKRGIILRAHSEGSEGSDSCDSSDDLNSSWASSSSFNLSQSYNEEQLRYSRTPPTMENNRLNPTIGPHGKIMTPSVSDPNLYKGPTTPKVPPRPRVQEILTRCTTVTRKNANKGRLSHTQTEIISQ, from the exons ATGGAGGCGCAGCGGTATCCCATCAGCGTCCGTGTAACCGGAGCAATGCACAAGGAGAAGAGCAAA ACCTACGTGACATCCGTGCTTTGGTCAGACCAGAATGATATTGTGGTTTACAGGACTTTTCAGGATTTCAAGAAATTTCAC AAACAAATGAAGAAGTTGTTCCCACCCGCAAGTAAAAGGCGCAAATCCGACAGAACCATCCCCAGCTTTCGAG ACAAAAAAGTGATCCGGGGCGGCCAGAGGAATGGTCCCACAAAGTCACTAGAGCGCATCAAGTTGTTGCAGAAATATTGTGATGAACTTCTGAGCTGCGACCCGCGGGTCTCCCAGTCTGCAGAGTTCATCCAGTTCTTCCAACCCAAAGACCAGGACCTGCAGCCGGAGTTCGCCAAGAACAG CATCATGATCATGCCATCAGACGAAGTCGGGGCCAATGCTGGACAGAACAGCGGTGGTAACGTGACCCAGCCGTTCATCACAGAGACGTACAGATGTGTGGCCACTTACGAGACCAAAGACACCAAGAACAAACCTTTCAAAGTGGCCATGGATGAAAAAGTAGACGTACTCATCAAAGACAAAGCAG GGTGGTGGCTTGTGGAGAATGAAGACAAGCGGATGGCCTGGTTTCCTGCCCCCTACCTGGAGAAgctagatgatgatgatgattgggATGAAGATGCAATTGATGGGACTTCTGAAAGTG GAATGCTGTACACTGCTGTCAAGGGCTACAAAGCCACCAAAGATGACGAGATAACCGTGGCCATCGGTACAGTGGTGGAAGTTCTGCAGAAGTCTGACAACGGCTGGTGGCTCATCAG aTACAATGGTAAAGAAGGTTACATCCCCACTATGTACCTGCAGCCCTATGTCCACCCTCACGTCCGCATGACAGCCCACCATCAAGATCGCTGCTCCTCCCCACAATTCCTCTCCTCGAGCCTGGAACAGCAGTCCAACCGGCTCAGCCACTCACAAGGAAACCTGCTGCAAATTCCAACCGCCAAGTCTCCCTCACCCCGCCTGGCCAAACCATACAGCCAGCAAAGATCACGCTCTCTAGAGATCGAAGGTGAACAACCTCCTGCTCAGCCTGCAGGGAAAAACGCCGCCCCTGCTACAAACGTTGCCACCTCACCAACGACTGCAAAGTGCACCGCTCCGCCCACGATCATGGTGGAGATGGACGGAGAAGAGGAGAAACGTGGCATTATCCTAAGAGCACATAGCGAGGGAAGCGAGGGAAGCGACAGCTGCGACAGCAGCGATGACCTCAATTCTTCCTGGGCGAGCTCCTCGTCCTTCAACCTGAGCCAGAGTTACAACGAGGAGCAGCTGCGTTACAGCCGCACGCCTCCCACCATGGAGAACAACCGTCTTAACCCGACAATCGGCCCACATGGGAAAATAATGACTCCCAGTGTCTCTGATCCCAACCTCTACAAGGGCCCGACAACACCCAAGGTGCCACCCAGACCGCGGGTCCAGGAGATCCTCACCCGGTGTACCACTGTCACCCGCAAGAATGCAAACAAAGGCcgcctgtcacacacacaaacagagataaTAAGTCAATGA
- the tbl3 gene encoding transducin beta-like protein 3, translated as MANTNLQFKTNYVVESKIEPFYKGGKVQISKDEKYIFCTCGSRVNVLEISTGKIVHSVEHDDQEDITSFTLSCDDEMLVTASRALLLKQWDWRQAQCTRSWRAIHTVPVASMTFDSTSTLLATGGCDGTIKLWDVVKQYCTHNLKGSSGVVHLVQFHPDISRLQLFSSSLDCGIRLWDLRSSRCMCVLQSHYSAVTSLSFSPDGGTMVSSGRDKICTVWDLETRKAKRTVPVYEAVEGVVLLPEDKDLSEIGVKSKDLHFITAGSKGVLRVWEASTARCVYTQTPPSPLTAVSEVEEERDDDPRSLTFLLHLPASSRLATVTAEHNIVLYQLPGLTTQQQFVGYNDEVLDVKFLGKGDSHIVVATNSCQLKVFELLTNSCQILYGHTDTVLSLDVFKKGFLFASCAKDRSVRVWQMDSDSGQVHCVAQGSNHANAVGSITCSRMKASFIVSGSQDCTVKVWDLPADLSTRGADVHQLTPRATEKAHDKDVNSVAVSPNDKLLASGSQDRTAKLWSLAEEGNVGLLGVFRGHRRGVWAVCFSPVDQVLATSSADGATKLWSLQDFSCLKTFEGHDASVLKVIFVSRGTQLLTSGSDGLVKLWTIKTNECVKTLDAHQDKVWGLHVSRKDDKVVTGSADSNITVWVDVTEVELAEEQAKQEDLILKQQELSNLLHEKKYLKALGLAISLDQPHTVLTVIKAIRQVENSGELLEKTVLKLRVDQKESLLRYCAVWNTNARNCQDAQAVLQVLLTHLPPEEILQYQGARTHLEGLIPYTERHMQRIGNLLQASMFLNYMWQKMRVAGAPSSMGQDEEMDTTPLAQPFFMIDKEKGMGISDDEKRDGDDSDGGQDEDPNCPVKEAEEEDDDEVSSTKKASANGGRVENGERTKTNGNHHSESEESSAEEALEEEDQTTVKVKCLPVSSTPQCQTFAS; from the exons ATGGCAAATACCAACCTTCAATTCAAAACAAA TTATGTTGTCGAAAGCAAGATTGAACCTTTTTACAAAGGAGGAAAAGTGCAG ATCAGCAAAGATGAAAAGTACATCTTTTGCACTTGTGGATCTCGTGTCAACGTTTTGGAGATCAGCACAGGGAAGATCGTCCACAGTGTGGAGCAT GATGATCAAGAGGACATTACATCGTTCACACTCAGCTGTGATGATGAG ATGCTGGTAACAGCTAGTAGAGCTCTGCTGTTAAAGCAGTGGGACTGGAGGCAAGCTCAGTGTACTCGCTCCTGGAGGGCCATTCATACTGTTCCTGTAGCCAGTATGACCTTTGACTCCACTTCTACTCTCCTGGCCACAG GTGGCTGTGATGGCACTATAAAGCTTTGGGATGTGGTGAAGCAGTACTGCACCCACAACCTTAAAGGCTCATCTGGCGTTGTGCA CCTGGTCCAGTTCCACCCAGACATCAGCAGGCTGCagctcttctcttcctctctagACTGTGGCATTCGGCTGTGGGACCTGCGCTCCAgccggtgtatgtgtgtgctgcagAGCCACTACAGCGCTGTCACCTCACTCAGCTTCAGCCCCGATGGTGGCACCATGGTCAG TTCTGGCAGGGACAAGATCTGTACAGTGTGGGACCTGGAGACTCGGAAAGCCAAGAGAACTGTGCCAGTCTACGAG GCTGTGGAGGGTGTTGTACTGCTGCCTGAGGATAAGGACTTGTCTGAGATTGGAGTGAAGAGCAAAGACTTGCATTTCATCACTGCTGGAAGCAAAG GTGTATTGCGAGTATGGGAGGCCAGCACGGCGCGTTGTGTctacacccagacccccccctcccccctcaccGCTGTCTctgaggtggaggaggagagggacgaCGACCCCCGCAGTCTTACGTTTCTCCTTCATCTGCCCGCCTCCTCCAGACTGGCCACAGTCACAGCAGAACACAACATTGTGCTCTACCAGCTGCCTGGTCTCACCACGCAGCAGCAG TTTGTGGGATACAATGACGAAGTGCTGGACGTGAAGTTTCTGGGTAAAGGGGACAGCCACATCGTGGTGGCCACCAACAGCTGCCAACTGAAGGTGTTTGAGCTGCTCACCAACAGCTGCCAGATCCTCTATGGACACACAG ATACTGTCCTCTCACTGGACGTGTTCAAAAAGGGTTTTCTCTTTGCGAGCTGTGCGAAG gACAGGTCGGTGCGTGTGTGGCAGATGGACAGTGACAGTGGACAGGTGCACTGTGTGGCTCAAGGCTCCAACCATGCTAACGCTGTGGGCTCCATCACCTGCTCCAG AATGAAAGCATCTTTCATAGTGTCTGGCAGTCAGGACTGCACTGTGAAGGTGTGGGATCTACCAGCAGACTTATCTACGAGAGGGGCGGACGTACATCAGCTGACCCCCCGTGCCACAGAGAAGGCACACGATAAG GATGTAAACAGCGTGGCGGTGTCGCCCAATGACAAACTGCTGGCTTCAGGCTCCCAGGACCGCACAGCCAAGCTGTGGTCGCTGGCGGAGGAGGGGAACGTGGGCCTGCTGGGGGTGTTTAGGGGCCACCGTCGCGGCGTCTGGGCCGTCTGCTTCTCTCCTGTCGACCAGGTGCTGGCCACGTCCTCCGCAGATGGCGCCACCAAACTGTGGAGCCTGCAAGACTTCAGCTGTCTGAAG ACATTCGAGGGTCACGATGCATCGGTTTTGAAGGTCATCTTTGTGAGCCGAGGCACTCAGCTGCTCACCAG TGGCTCAGATGGTTTGGTAAAGCTGTGGACCATAAAGACCAACGAGTGTGTAAAGACGCTGGACGCCCACCAGGACAAAGTGTGGGGTCTCCATGTCAGCCGCAAAGACGACAAGGTGGTGACTGGTTCAGCAGACTCTAACATCACCGTTTGGGTG GATGTGACTGAAGTAGAGCTGGCAGAGGAGCAGGCCAAGCAGGAGGATCTGATACTCAA GCAGCAGGAGTTGTCCAACCTGCTCCATGAGAAGAAGTACCTGAAGGCCCTGGGTCTCGCCATATCACTGGACCAGCCTCACACTGTGCTCACTGTGATCAAAG CGATCCGTCAGGTGGAGAATAGCGGCGAGCTGTTGGAGAAGACAGTACTGAAACTCCGAGTGGATCAGAAAG AGTCTCTCCTGCGCTACTGTGCTGTGTGGAACACCAACGCCAGAAACTGTCAGGATGCCCAGGCCGTCCTCCAGGTGCTCCTCACACACCTGCCACCTGAGGAGATCCTGCAGTATCAGGGCGCCCGAACCCACCTCGAGGGACTCATCCCATACACag agagacacatgcaGAGGATTGGTAATCTGCTGCAGGCGTCCATGTTTTTAAACTACATGTGGCAGAAGATGAGAGTGGCCGGAGCACCATCCAG CATGGGCCAAGACGAAGAAATGGATACCACTCCGCTTGCACAGCCTTTCTTTATGATTGACAAGGAGAAAGGAATGGGCATCAGCGATGATGAGAAACGAGATGGAGATGACAGCGATGGGGGACAAGATGAAGATCCAAATTGCCCAGTTAAagaagcagaggaggaggatgacgaTGAGGTCAGTTCCACCAAGAAAGCCTCCGCTAACGGCGGGCGAGTAGAAAACGGCGAGCGCACCAAAACAAATGGCAACCACCACTCTGAAAGTGAGGAAAGTTCAGCAGAGGAAGCGCTGGAAGAAGAAGATCAAACAACGGTAAAGGTGAAATGTCTCCCTGTTTCTTCCACTCCACAATGCCAGACTTTTGCAAGCTGA